A window of the Chloroflexus sp. Y-396-1 genome harbors these coding sequences:
- a CDS encoding response regulator produces MTTPTPSLRRRLNISIIGAIAMSLLMTLIGLGWQFKLREQIVQRQQDLAQMREAMLNLKTAFLIARQYDYQLIEIVSHNLSEPTVTAKHTAALTEVRAATERFNTAISDSPELESDRQQLNHLLDQYQTTVMQITDQIDLRQRSGGIEQTLGLARRELWQSLARNESNTFLIRLALEEQAYLSTRRQEYIDNIRIQINNLQAFISLLPDSEQQVVQRQLADYTSLFTQLTKLDQQLSHYTSRLEYQTEDLIKVVENIDQILSYEQHEITNISETSNWIGLGLVLWMVFSSTTIFIVLGRLINRYFTKPLIELTTAAQRVAEGWRDTPIPLIGTDEIGDLARALARLTAALNDTIARLEERIDQRTDQLQRALKEKDALLVQEQRRIKREQALVELGSRLSTAHDAAEVYRRVVDALATAKENADRIGIYTREPDGVEWVPRAVVGYQQHASTVLRLPVFDVPAHRPFYIPDLRQHEMQSLPGISGSAIFIVFSTDPYPEALLIVYRPQPHAFTDDEIDHLGIAARLAEQALTRIRLVASLRQAKERAEETNRERSKLLARLDHDIRNPLNTIIALSENLRDAFAEEYSVFSEDLEKIGNAGRRLLARLNVLLDSAKIETGAFELRPEPFIFDTLLDKVLAEVTPLIRQQRNRLAIERPPQVGTIVADLNRLWQVLLYPLQFVATTTQLGVITLSVQRSTDDNHGAIIEVTISDTGAALSEEQIDALLTPFAPPPETPRPIDAGHNLALCYQLCTLMGGTFQLTSSRPRGVTFHIRIPVNTADETVQPMYPTFLSQPDVLVITKTDSHVLQAALEQLGWQVQCETMLTDAITNLPEPPTAILVDAEQQELAERILSTAGWQQVPVIWLTDNVDDSSTTCALWPGDPNDVIQTLQTVLSRRSTLPSARHILVIEDEISTRLIIRRVLESDGWKVIEAGSGQLGAMLWRITQPQLVILDLILPDSDGIALLREIRTELNTPVVIVTARLLQNEELEMLAAVGAVVLQKGRYRRSDLLELVRKLMQRNK; encoded by the coding sequence GTGACCACGCCAACCCCTTCCCTTCGTCGTCGCCTTAACATTAGCATCATTGGCGCGATTGCAATGTCACTGCTGATGACGCTAATCGGGCTAGGCTGGCAGTTCAAGCTCCGCGAGCAGATTGTGCAGCGCCAGCAGGATCTCGCTCAGATGCGTGAAGCGATGCTTAACCTCAAAACGGCCTTTCTGATCGCTCGTCAGTATGATTATCAGCTTATCGAGATTGTCAGCCACAATCTGTCGGAGCCAACCGTAACAGCAAAGCACACGGCAGCCCTGACAGAGGTACGGGCCGCGACAGAGAGATTCAACACTGCCATTAGTGATTCGCCGGAACTTGAATCGGATCGGCAGCAGCTCAACCATCTGCTGGATCAATATCAGACGACGGTGATGCAGATTACTGACCAGATCGATCTGCGCCAGCGGAGTGGCGGCATTGAACAAACATTAGGCCTGGCGCGCCGCGAACTCTGGCAAAGCCTTGCACGGAATGAGAGCAATACATTTTTGATCAGACTTGCACTTGAAGAGCAAGCCTATCTCTCAACACGACGCCAGGAATACATTGATAATATTCGGATTCAGATCAACAATTTACAAGCATTCATCTCTCTCTTACCCGATTCTGAGCAACAGGTTGTGCAACGGCAGCTTGCCGATTATACATCATTGTTTACTCAGTTAACCAAACTCGATCAACAGCTATCTCACTACACTTCACGACTAGAGTATCAAACAGAAGATTTAATAAAAGTTGTAGAAAACATTGATCAAATCCTTAGTTATGAACAACACGAAATCACAAATATCTCAGAAACCAGTAACTGGATCGGTTTAGGATTAGTGTTATGGATGGTTTTCAGTAGTACCACGATCTTTATCGTGCTTGGTAGATTGATTAATCGCTATTTCACCAAACCCCTGATCGAATTAACCACCGCTGCCCAACGGGTAGCCGAAGGCTGGCGTGACACGCCGATCCCCCTGATCGGTACCGATGAGATTGGCGATCTGGCACGAGCACTGGCCCGCTTGACTGCTGCGCTGAATGATACTATTGCCAGACTAGAAGAACGTATCGATCAGCGAACCGACCAGTTACAGCGCGCCCTGAAAGAAAAAGATGCGCTCCTGGTACAGGAACAGCGTCGGATAAAGCGCGAACAAGCCCTGGTTGAACTCGGTTCACGGTTGAGCACAGCACATGACGCTGCCGAAGTCTACCGTCGTGTCGTTGACGCACTGGCTACTGCAAAAGAGAACGCAGACCGCATTGGGATATATACCCGTGAGCCAGATGGCGTCGAATGGGTACCTCGTGCCGTCGTTGGCTATCAACAACACGCATCAACTGTGTTGCGCCTACCGGTGTTCGATGTACCGGCACACCGTCCATTCTATATCCCAGACTTACGACAGCATGAGATGCAAAGTTTGCCTGGTATATCGGGATCGGCGATATTTATTGTCTTCTCAACCGACCCCTACCCAGAGGCCCTGCTTATCGTCTATCGTCCACAACCCCATGCCTTTACCGATGACGAAATTGACCATCTGGGCATCGCCGCACGACTGGCCGAGCAAGCATTGACTCGCATTCGCCTGGTCGCCTCGTTGCGGCAAGCCAAAGAACGGGCTGAAGAAACCAATCGTGAACGTAGTAAACTCTTAGCGCGTCTCGATCACGACATACGTAACCCGCTGAATACCATTATCGCCCTGAGTGAAAACCTGCGCGATGCTTTCGCCGAAGAATATTCAGTGTTCAGCGAAGACCTGGAGAAAATCGGCAATGCCGGACGGCGCTTGCTGGCACGTCTAAACGTACTTCTCGATAGCGCCAAAATTGAAACTGGCGCGTTTGAGTTACGACCAGAACCTTTCATCTTTGATACGCTGCTCGATAAGGTGTTGGCCGAGGTGACACCGCTTATCCGTCAACAGCGTAACCGACTCGCAATTGAACGCCCACCACAAGTAGGCACCATTGTCGCCGATCTGAACCGGTTGTGGCAGGTGCTGCTCTATCCCTTACAGTTTGTCGCCACAACAACACAGCTCGGGGTCATTACCCTAAGCGTTCAACGCTCTACCGACGACAATCACGGCGCGATCATAGAGGTGACAATAAGCGATACCGGCGCTGCCCTTAGTGAAGAGCAGATAGATGCCCTGCTCACTCCTTTTGCCCCTCCACCAGAAACACCCCGTCCTATCGATGCCGGTCATAACCTGGCACTATGCTATCAGTTGTGTACGTTAATGGGGGGAACGTTTCAGCTTACCTCATCTAGGCCGCGTGGTGTGACCTTTCATATCCGTATCCCGGTAAACACTGCCGACGAGACGGTTCAGCCAATGTATCCAACGTTCCTGTCCCAACCCGACGTATTGGTGATTACTAAAACGGACTCTCATGTGTTGCAGGCTGCCCTGGAGCAGCTCGGCTGGCAAGTACAATGTGAAACAATGCTTACCGACGCTATCACGAACCTTCCTGAACCACCGACAGCGATACTTGTTGACGCAGAGCAGCAGGAGCTGGCAGAACGTATCTTATCCACTGCTGGTTGGCAGCAGGTGCCGGTCATCTGGTTGACCGACAACGTTGACGATAGCAGTACCACCTGTGCATTGTGGCCCGGAGACCCAAATGACGTTATTCAGACCCTCCAGACAGTGTTATCCCGCCGCTCGACACTGCCATCCGCTCGTCATATCCTTGTCATTGAGGATGAAATATCGACTCGCCTCATTATCCGACGTGTCCTAGAAAGTGACGGTTGGAAGGTGATCGAAGCAGGTAGCGGTCAGCTCGGTGCGATGCTATGGCGCATAACCCAACCACAATTGGTTATTCTCGATCTGATACTCCCTGATAGTGACGGGATAGCACTTTTGCGCGAAATACGCACCGAACTGAACACGCCAGTTGTGATTGTCACAGCACGACTTTTACAGAATGAAGAACTGGAGATGCTTGCCGCAGTAGGAGCGGTCGTTTTGCAAAAGGGACGGTATCGCCGTAGTGATTTGCTTGAGCTGGTGCGTAAATTGATGCAGAGAAATAAGTAG
- the gpmI gene encoding 2,3-bisphosphoglycerate-independent phosphoglycerate mutase → MTRPRPVVLIIMDGWGIAPPGPGNAADLADTPHVDQWMATCPFTTLGASGLDVGLPAGQIGNSEVGHLNIGAGFVVYQELTRISKAIADGDFFTNPALLQAVEHVKQHNSALHLMGLFGPGGVHAHEDHLHALLELAHRHHLQRVYLHLFLDGRDVLPRSALGFLDTLEGVIARLGVGTIATVSGRYYAMDRDKRWERTGRAYAALVNGVGEKAPSARAAIEAAYAQDISDEFVLPTVIVTANGEPTATVRDGDAVIFTNFRPDRGRQLTRAFVDPDINERIRQHYERQKAEGQPLPSHIWQRERQLRDLCFVTMTQYEEGLPVLVAFPPRYVTSPLAAVISQAGLRQFHIAETEKYPHVTFFLNGGREEPFPGEDRQLIPSPKVATYDLKPEMSAPEVTEALLAAINSDQYDFIVVNYANPDMVGHTGSIPAVIKACEAVDAGLARVVPAILERGGVALVIADHGNAEQMIDPETGGPHTAHTTNPVPCFLIGGPGYGKEAITLRSGGRLADVAPTLLELLELPPAPDMTGQSLIVRHAGAV, encoded by the coding sequence ATGACACGTCCACGTCCGGTGGTATTGATTATCATGGATGGCTGGGGGATTGCACCACCCGGCCCCGGCAATGCGGCCGATCTGGCCGATACGCCGCACGTTGATCAGTGGATGGCAACATGCCCCTTTACGACGTTAGGGGCTTCGGGTCTTGATGTCGGTTTACCGGCCGGGCAAATTGGGAACTCCGAAGTTGGTCATCTCAATATTGGTGCCGGCTTTGTGGTGTATCAAGAACTGACCCGGATTAGTAAAGCGATCGCTGATGGTGATTTTTTCACGAATCCAGCTCTGCTTCAAGCTGTCGAACACGTGAAACAACACAATTCGGCATTGCATCTGATGGGATTGTTTGGCCCCGGTGGGGTACATGCTCACGAAGATCATCTCCATGCCCTGCTCGAACTGGCGCATCGCCATCACCTTCAGCGCGTCTATTTACACCTCTTTCTCGATGGGCGCGACGTTCTGCCGCGAAGTGCATTGGGTTTCCTCGATACATTGGAAGGTGTGATCGCCCGGCTGGGAGTTGGCACAATCGCTACCGTCTCAGGGCGCTACTATGCGATGGATCGCGATAAGCGGTGGGAACGTACCGGACGGGCATACGCCGCATTGGTTAACGGTGTGGGTGAGAAAGCTCCCTCGGCGCGGGCTGCCATTGAAGCCGCCTATGCCCAAGATATTAGCGACGAGTTTGTCTTACCTACCGTGATCGTCACTGCAAACGGTGAACCGACGGCAACGGTGCGAGACGGCGATGCAGTTATCTTCACCAACTTTCGCCCTGATCGCGGGCGACAGTTGACCCGCGCCTTCGTTGATCCGGACATTAACGAGCGTATCCGACAGCATTATGAACGTCAAAAGGCTGAAGGGCAGCCGTTGCCATCGCATATCTGGCAGCGTGAACGGCAATTACGCGATCTCTGTTTCGTCACCATGACTCAGTATGAAGAGGGATTGCCGGTGCTGGTCGCTTTTCCCCCACGCTACGTGACCAGCCCGCTGGCCGCTGTCATTAGTCAGGCCGGCCTGCGCCAATTCCATATCGCTGAGACAGAGAAGTATCCGCACGTGACCTTCTTTCTCAATGGAGGACGTGAAGAACCGTTTCCCGGCGAGGATCGCCAGCTTATTCCCTCGCCGAAAGTCGCTACTTACGACTTGAAACCAGAGATGAGCGCCCCCGAAGTAACTGAGGCGTTGCTGGCAGCGATTAATAGCGATCAGTACGATTTCATCGTCGTCAATTATGCGAACCCTGATATGGTTGGTCATACCGGTAGTATTCCGGCTGTCATCAAAGCCTGTGAAGCGGTTGACGCCGGTCTGGCACGTGTGGTTCCGGCCATCCTGGAACGAGGTGGCGTGGCATTGGTGATTGCCGATCACGGGAACGCTGAACAGATGATCGATCCGGAGACCGGTGGTCCACATACGGCTCATACCACCAATCCGGTGCCCTGTTTCCTGATCGGTGGTCCAGGTTACGGTAAAGAAGCAATTACCCTGCGGAGTGGTGGGCGCCTGGCCGATGTCGCACCAACGTTGCTTGAGCTGCTGGAATTACCGCCCGCACCCGACATGACCGGCCAGAGTCTCATTGTACGTCACGCTGGTGCGGTGTAG
- a CDS encoding glycosyltransferase family 2 protein, giving the protein MENRPSISVFFPACNDAGTIGSMVVAAIETLEEITDDYEVIVVENGSTDYTLDVLESLAKHYDRLKVYSYRQALGYGGALRVGFAKATKDLIFYTDGDAQYDPRELKLLLPALRDDVDVVNGWKIDRGDPLHRIIIGRIYHHTVKLLFGFKLRDVDCDFRLIRRHVFENIELESDSGTICLELVKKLQDAGYRFAEVPVHHYHRTYGKSQFFNFPRLWRTFVQLIGLWWKLVVRREHMRGRKKRAAIEEVRS; this is encoded by the coding sequence ATGGAAAACCGACCGAGTATTAGCGTGTTCTTTCCCGCTTGTAACGATGCCGGTACGATTGGCAGTATGGTTGTAGCGGCTATCGAGACGTTGGAAGAAATCACTGATGATTACGAAGTGATTGTGGTCGAGAATGGCAGCACCGATTATACTCTCGACGTTCTTGAGTCGCTAGCCAAACATTATGATCGGTTGAAAGTATATAGCTATCGCCAGGCGCTTGGCTATGGTGGCGCATTACGAGTTGGCTTTGCAAAGGCAACAAAGGACCTGATCTTTTATACCGATGGCGATGCCCAGTACGATCCACGTGAACTGAAACTGCTCTTACCGGCGTTGCGCGATGATGTTGATGTGGTGAATGGTTGGAAGATTGATCGAGGTGATCCGCTCCATCGGATCATCATTGGGCGCATTTATCATCACACGGTTAAATTACTCTTCGGCTTTAAGTTACGGGATGTTGATTGTGATTTTCGTCTAATCCGCCGTCACGTCTTCGAGAATATTGAACTGGAGTCGGATAGCGGGACGATCTGTCTTGAACTGGTCAAGAAATTACAGGATGCCGGATACCGCTTTGCTGAAGTACCGGTGCACCATTATCATCGCACGTATGGCAAAAGCCAGTTCTTTAACTTTCCAAGATTGTGGCGCACCTTTGTCCAACTTATCGGGCTGTGGTGGAAGCTAGTCGTTCGGCGCGAACACATGCGCGGGCGGAAGAAACGTGCCGCCATTGAGGAAGTGCGCTCCTAA
- a CDS encoding FAD-binding oxidoreductase, translated as MNALSDRAIPLPTTYTLGDRQPQRVVQPTTVTEVGDLLAEATHTHTAVVPWGAGTRQFIVDPPRRYDVALDLRQLHRVIEYHPADLVVMVEAGISLEAVQTLLSERGQWLPWDPPTPPAATIGGLLATAAWGPLRLGYGGPREWILGMQVVLGDGRIVRSGGRVVKNVTGYDSHKLHLGACGTLGVIASVTFKVAPLPAQMASLHATVLDFPSAWRLAMAMRQPPLQPVALVIEVANTITLMARFAGVAAAVERQLALATTACANATALMTQYEDRTRWRIGYQMPTADLLLRIGVPDSMLPRAIDALTILEPAHILVFPGLGLIVAGCAETAAARLPALRQTLGVMGGYAVVERSSIVVDRWGVVPSTIDLMRALRQRWDPAGILNPGRWLLE; from the coding sequence ATGAATGCGTTATCTGACCGGGCAATACCGTTGCCGACAACGTATACCTTGGGGGATCGCCAGCCGCAACGAGTCGTGCAACCTACAACCGTCACTGAAGTTGGTGATCTGCTGGCGGAAGCAACGCACACGCATACTGCGGTCGTACCATGGGGAGCCGGTACGCGCCAGTTTATTGTTGATCCTCCACGACGATACGATGTGGCACTCGATTTACGACAATTGCATCGCGTGATCGAGTACCATCCTGCCGATCTGGTAGTGATGGTTGAAGCCGGAATATCACTGGAAGCTGTCCAAACACTACTGTCTGAACGCGGTCAGTGGCTACCCTGGGATCCACCAACACCGCCTGCGGCCACGATCGGTGGTCTCCTGGCAACCGCCGCCTGGGGGCCGCTGCGGTTGGGGTATGGTGGCCCGCGGGAATGGATCCTCGGTATGCAGGTCGTGCTTGGTGACGGACGGATCGTGCGTAGCGGGGGACGGGTAGTCAAAAATGTTACTGGTTATGATAGTCACAAATTACATCTCGGTGCGTGTGGTACGCTTGGTGTAATTGCGAGTGTGACCTTCAAAGTGGCACCATTGCCAGCCCAGATGGCATCGTTGCACGCGACGGTTCTCGACTTTCCTTCGGCATGGCGCCTTGCGATGGCTATGCGCCAGCCCCCCTTACAACCGGTGGCTCTGGTTATCGAGGTGGCTAATACTATCACGCTGATGGCACGCTTCGCCGGTGTTGCAGCCGCTGTCGAGCGGCAATTGGCGCTGGCAACTACCGCTTGCGCTAACGCCACTGCGCTGATGACGCAATATGAAGATCGCACACGGTGGCGTATTGGTTATCAGATGCCAACCGCTGACCTGTTATTACGGATCGGTGTTCCTGACAGTATGCTCCCCAGGGCAATAGATGCGCTGACAATTTTGGAACCTGCTCATATACTGGTATTTCCCGGTCTCGGTCTGATTGTCGCCGGTTGCGCCGAGACAGCGGCTGCGCGCCTGCCTGCTCTACGACAAACCCTCGGCGTGATGGGAGGGTATGCGGTTGTCGAACGTAGTTCAATAGTCGTTGATCGCTGGGGCGTTGTGCCATCGACCATCGATCTCATGCGGGCCTTACGTCAACGCTGGGATCCGGCTGGGATTCTCAATCCAGGCCGGTGGTTACTTGAATGA
- the recJ gene encoding single-stranded-DNA-specific exonuclease RecJ: MSARRQRWEIRPAAPDAFVGQLGLHPLLATLLYQRGLREPDTAMAFLTADYSNGLHNPFAMRGMADAAGRIAEAIDRDELMAVYGDFDVDGITAVALLTQAISAMGGRIRPYIPHRAREGYGLNNLAIGQLAADGVRLLITVDCGISNYAEVAEANRLGLDVIVTDHHHPPATLPPALTVVNPRQPDCAYPFKGLVGVGIAFKLVQALARYGKRPANLRGRDLLDLVALGTVADMGPLYDENRILVRAGLIALNESRRPGVQALVAAAGLTLGMIDSGTIAFALAPRLNAAGRLADAQRAYELLLATDRTRADVLAAELNATNRERQSLTRRLQTTAETLVSQHGRAEHPLIVIAHPSFNAGVIGLVAARLVETYHRPVVVIEQGEETSRGSARSIPGFSIIDLFDECAELFVRYGGHAAAAGFTIATPQIATLEQRLLALGRQRLSDEQLVPRLLIDAVVPLSDISWELYAALRQLEPFGQGNPQPVLMTPNVTVIDPQPTSDGSHLRMRVRVGDTVLEAIGFHFGRFAEPLRRHSQIDLAYQLEADEWNGQRRLRLLIRDFRRAGQAEMS; encoded by the coding sequence ATGTCAGCGCGCCGTCAGCGTTGGGAAATCCGTCCGGCAGCACCTGATGCGTTTGTTGGACAACTCGGCCTTCATCCATTGCTTGCCACGCTTCTCTACCAACGAGGGTTGCGTGAGCCTGACACTGCCATGGCCTTCTTGACAGCCGATTATAGCAACGGCTTACACAATCCCTTCGCAATGCGTGGAATGGCAGATGCCGCAGGCCGCATTGCTGAGGCTATCGATCGCGACGAACTGATGGCCGTTTATGGTGATTTTGATGTCGATGGGATTACCGCTGTGGCATTACTAACCCAGGCGATCAGTGCGATGGGTGGACGGATTCGCCCGTATATTCCTCATCGTGCCCGTGAAGGCTACGGTCTCAACAATCTGGCGATCGGTCAGTTAGCTGCCGACGGAGTCAGGCTGCTGATCACGGTTGATTGTGGTATCTCGAACTACGCAGAAGTCGCCGAGGCCAATCGCCTTGGCCTTGATGTAATCGTGACTGACCATCATCATCCGCCGGCCACGTTGCCACCAGCATTGACCGTTGTGAATCCGCGACAACCCGACTGTGCGTATCCCTTCAAGGGATTGGTTGGAGTAGGGATTGCGTTCAAGCTGGTGCAGGCCCTGGCTCGTTACGGAAAACGACCGGCCAACCTGCGCGGACGTGATCTCCTCGATCTGGTCGCCCTGGGTACAGTTGCCGACATGGGGCCGCTGTACGATGAGAATCGAATATTGGTACGTGCTGGCTTGATTGCACTCAACGAAAGTAGGCGTCCGGGAGTGCAGGCACTGGTGGCGGCTGCCGGACTAACACTGGGGATGATCGATAGTGGCACGATTGCTTTTGCGCTGGCGCCACGACTCAACGCTGCCGGGCGGTTGGCCGATGCTCAACGCGCTTACGAATTGTTGCTGGCAACTGATCGTACCAGGGCGGACGTGCTGGCTGCCGAGTTAAATGCCACGAATCGCGAGCGCCAATCTCTCACGCGCCGGTTACAAACGACGGCTGAAACACTGGTGTCTCAGCACGGTCGGGCTGAACATCCCTTGATCGTGATTGCCCATCCGAGTTTCAATGCTGGCGTGATTGGTTTAGTCGCTGCGCGCCTGGTCGAGACTTACCATCGACCGGTGGTCGTGATCGAGCAAGGGGAGGAAACTTCCCGTGGATCGGCGCGTTCGATACCTGGTTTTAGCATTATCGATTTGTTCGATGAGTGTGCCGAACTGTTTGTGCGTTACGGTGGGCATGCGGCGGCGGCTGGTTTCACGATCGCTACTCCTCAGATTGCAACGCTAGAGCAACGGTTACTGGCACTGGGCCGACAACGTTTGTCGGATGAGCAACTTGTTCCACGCCTGCTGATTGATGCCGTTGTGCCCCTGAGTGACATCTCATGGGAGCTGTACGCTGCCTTACGTCAGCTCGAGCCATTTGGTCAGGGGAATCCTCAGCCTGTACTGATGACTCCAAACGTGACGGTTATTGATCCGCAACCGACCAGCGACGGTTCGCACTTACGGATGCGAGTACGGGTTGGTGATACGGTACTCGAAGCCATCGGCTTTCACTTCGGACGTTTTGCCGAACCTTTACGGCGCCATTCCCAGATCGATCTGGCTTATCAGTTAGAGGCCGATGAATGGAACGGCCAGCGCCGGTTGCGCTTACTGATACGTGATTTTCGGCGAGCTGGACAAGCGGAGATGTCATAG
- a CDS encoding FAD-binding oxidoreductase, with protein MTVRDGLIAALLQVVDPSIVLRRPEELMLYEYDGSALDQGMPEVVVVPRTTAEVAACVRVAAQIGAPIIARGAGTGLAGGSVPEQGGLVISLARLNRILAIDPVARTARVQPGVVNTDLSLAAAPYGLHFAPDPSSQRASTIGGNIATNAGGPHCLKYGVTTNHVLATTVVLGNGRVIEVGSATLDAPGYDLLGVVVGSEGTLGIITEALVRLTPNPEAIYTFLAIYDDLDAASATVSAIIADGIIPAALEMLVGQGIAAVEAAVQAGYPADARAVLLIEIDGLREEVIEQAQQIEAICRSFGVRELRAAQDEAQRARLWAGRKGALAACARIAPHYHIQDGVVPRSRLPELLRLTEEVAKRHQITIVNIFHAGDGNLHPLLLFDLRHPGVLDRAVAASEEILQACVAAGGTISGEHGIGIEKRDYLGWIFGPADLAAFADLRAVFDTGNVMNPCKLLPSGSSCADIRYARGALRAIDRGAWI; from the coding sequence ATGACGGTGCGTGATGGTTTGATTGCTGCCCTGCTCCAAGTTGTTGATCCATCTATCGTTTTACGGCGTCCTGAAGAGCTGATGCTCTACGAATACGATGGGTCGGCCCTTGACCAGGGAATGCCAGAAGTGGTTGTGGTGCCTCGTACAACGGCTGAAGTCGCCGCATGTGTGCGGGTTGCCGCACAGATCGGTGCACCAATCATTGCTCGTGGCGCCGGTACCGGTCTGGCAGGTGGCTCGGTTCCTGAACAGGGTGGTCTGGTCATTTCGCTGGCCCGTCTTAATCGTATTTTGGCCATTGATCCGGTGGCGCGCACTGCTCGCGTACAGCCTGGCGTAGTCAACACCGATCTGAGTCTGGCTGCCGCGCCCTATGGTCTCCATTTCGCCCCTGATCCCAGTAGTCAGCGCGCCAGTACAATCGGTGGCAACATTGCGACCAACGCTGGCGGCCCCCACTGTCTCAAATACGGGGTCACAACCAATCATGTGCTGGCTACGACTGTTGTTTTGGGTAACGGGCGTGTGATCGAGGTGGGTAGTGCAACGCTCGATGCTCCCGGCTATGATTTACTGGGGGTGGTTGTCGGGAGTGAAGGAACACTTGGGATCATTACCGAGGCGTTGGTAAGATTGACGCCAAACCCTGAAGCGATCTACACCTTTCTCGCCATCTATGATGATCTCGACGCGGCCAGTGCTACGGTGTCGGCTATCATTGCCGATGGGATCATTCCTGCGGCGCTTGAGATGTTAGTTGGACAGGGAATTGCTGCTGTTGAGGCGGCAGTACAGGCGGGCTATCCGGCCGACGCACGGGCGGTGCTGTTGATCGAAATCGATGGTTTGCGTGAAGAGGTGATCGAGCAGGCGCAACAGATCGAGGCGATCTGTCGCTCGTTCGGGGTGCGTGAACTGCGTGCTGCACAAGATGAGGCGCAGCGTGCCAGGTTGTGGGCAGGCCGCAAGGGCGCACTGGCCGCCTGCGCCCGTATTGCGCCCCATTACCACATTCAGGATGGTGTGGTACCGCGGTCGCGTCTCCCTGAATTGCTACGCCTAACCGAAGAAGTGGCGAAGCGCCACCAAATCACTATTGTTAACATTTTCCACGCCGGTGATGGCAATTTGCATCCGCTCTTGCTCTTCGATCTGCGTCATCCTGGTGTGCTGGATCGGGCAGTTGCGGCAAGTGAAGAGATTCTCCAGGCATGCGTTGCGGCTGGTGGGACGATCAGTGGCGAGCATGGTATTGGTATTGAGAAGCGTGATTACTTGGGCTGGATTTTTGGCCCGGCTGATCTGGCGGCTTTTGCCGATCTGCGGGCTGTGTTTGATACAGGCAATGTGATGAACCCGTGTAAACTGTTGCCAAGTGGTAGCAGTTGTGCTGATATTCGCTATGCTCGTGGGGCGTTGCGGGCGATTGACCGCGGAGCGTGGATTTAG
- a CDS encoding spermidine/putrescine ABC transporter substrate-binding protein, with protein MLSELRLLDSYSTSDLPVFNTFSAETGIAITSHLYSTSEEAYRFLTTTDQAYDVIIVSDTLVHRLRREQRLAVLNHAQLPNLVHLDPMFAKSNGDPDYRFCVPYRWSVLGFGYRQSATGRAINNWDDVFDPAYPDRIGVPDEARLSMGMALIKSGFSPNSSDPAAIAAARNWWLSVAHQINRFTTSNEQELLQRDELDIVVARSGDILQIARDDADIRFTIPEEGSILITDSLCVPANAVHQSIAEQLINFVLTPEHSAALANMSRYGTPNQAALPLIDAELRASLNQYIAQEQAGLLFHLTDVDPAVLELYRAAWTEVQP; from the coding sequence ATGCTGTCTGAGCTACGCTTGCTCGACAGCTATTCGACCAGTGATCTGCCGGTATTTAATACATTCAGTGCCGAAACTGGGATCGCGATCACGTCTCATCTATATAGTACGAGCGAAGAAGCGTACCGCTTCCTGACCACAACGGATCAAGCGTATGATGTGATAATTGTTAGCGATACGCTGGTTCATCGGCTGCGTCGTGAACAACGGTTGGCTGTGTTGAATCATGCGCAACTACCAAATCTTGTCCATCTTGATCCAATGTTTGCCAAATCGAATGGTGATCCAGATTATCGCTTCTGTGTTCCGTACCGGTGGAGCGTATTGGGATTTGGTTACCGGCAATCAGCAACCGGTCGTGCGATCAACAATTGGGATGATGTGTTCGATCCCGCATACCCCGATCGCATAGGAGTACCGGATGAAGCACGGTTGAGCATGGGGATGGCCCTAATCAAATCAGGATTCAGCCCAAACTCCAGTGATCCGGCAGCAATTGCCGCTGCTCGCAACTGGTGGTTGAGCGTGGCCCACCAGATCAATCGCTTTACCACCAGTAATGAGCAGGAGTTGTTGCAACGTGATGAGCTTGATATTGTCGTGGCACGAAGTGGTGATATATTGCAAATAGCCCGTGACGATGCTGACATCCGATTTACGATTCCGGAAGAGGGTTCTATCCTTATCACTGATAGTCTCTGTGTACCGGCCAATGCCGTTCATCAATCTATTGCCGAACAGCTTATCAATTTCGTTCTCACACCTGAACACAGCGCTGCGCTTGCCAATATGAGTCGTTACGGTACGCCGAACCAAGCGGCATTACCGCTTATCGATGCAGAACTACGTGCCTCCCTCAATCAGTATATAGCTCAAGAGCAAGCTGGTTTGCTGTTTCACCTGACCGATGTTGACCCTGCGGTACTGGAACTCTATCGTGCTGCCTGGACAGAGGTACAACCGTGA